The DNA sequence CCGCCGTAGACGCGTATAGGGCCTACGACGGTTTGTAGTAGGCGTCGCATGCCCACTTGCGGATAGAAGAGGCGTGGCTGGCCATCATCGAAACAGCCCACATCGTAAGGCCGCACGCCGCCGAGTTGCTTCAACAGTACGCCGATCAGGTTGGTTGCCCGCATTGCTGTACCGGGGTCGTTGATGGCCGGGCTTATTGCCTTGACTGCGATCTCGGAGATCTGCCGCATACCGTAGGAGACGTTTGCGCTGGCGAATTCGTTGTCATGAAAGTCGAAGCAATCCGACGCTTCACTCGCATCTTCGGCACTCAGCGGCCCGCTGAACTTGATCAGCGGATGGCCATCGATTAGAAAGAAGCCCGGCTCCACTTGAATCATGGCAATCAAACCGCGTTGGCGTAGCAATTTGCCCAGGCGCCTTTCGTTTACCTCGCGCAGGTAACCCGAGTGGGCTGCGGGTAGGCACCACCAATCGTCTGTATTGGGAATTTCGGCAACCTGGGCGATGCGCCGCTTGCGCTTGTCGAGATTCTTTAATGCGCCGTTGTAGAGCTGGCCGAGTATCCAGTCGACTTGAATCGATTGGGAAACTGAGCGGATGAACACGATGAACAAGGCCATGCAGGATATGCCGAACAGCACCGCCAGCAGCAGGCCAAGCACCGGAACGCTTTCTGGGTCGTTCGTGTTGATGCTGCTGATCAGCAGCAGGTAATAGACGATGCTGCCCAGGTAAACCCCGAGGATCACCTGATTCCGCCGATCGCTGACCAATCCAGGCAGCACGCGCGGTGACAGACGGGCCGCCGCGCCATTTAGCACGACCATCACCATCGAGAAACTAAAGACCGTGAGGGATACGATGCCGGTGATCAGCGTGCCGAGTATCTCGCGACCGTTGTCGACGTCGACCAGGCCTGGCGGTAGTTCGTCGCGTAGCGTCGCAGCAGCGTGGGTCGATTCGAATGCGAATACCAGAACGGCTGCCACGACATAGAGTGCAGGGATAAGGACCGGATACAAAGCGATGCTTTCGTTGATGCGTGTAACGACACGAAAGAGCATGTTGGCTGGATCTGACATCCATCGAACCTCAGTGTTGGCGGGCGCTCGCCCCTCATTTCTACGACCGCGAAGAGCGGCGAAGTACGCCCTGGCCGAACCGTCTATGCTTTTACGCAAGGGCGTTTTGCCACGGCTTGCGGCCAGCGGAACGCTTTGACCCCGCGTAGCTCGAACGTGAAGTCGTCCAGGCGCTTGGTTTGATGCGTATGGTTCGCCTGTGAGACAGGGTTATTCGAAACGATAACAAGACCGACGAGTGAGGTATTTACCCATGAGTGCTGAGTCCCTGTATCCCGTAAATCCTGACGTTGCGGCGCGGTCGCTGACCGACGAAGCCACTTACAAAGCCATGTATCAACAGTCGGTGGTCAACCCTGACGGCTTCTGGCGCGAGCAGGCGGAGCGGATTGACTGGATCAAACCGTTCACACGCGTCAAGCAGACATCCTTCGATGATCATCACGTCGACATCAAGTGGTTTGCCGATGGCACCTTGAACGTCTCGGCCAACTGTCTGGATCGCCATCTGGAAACGCGTGGCGATGAGGTCGCGATCATCTGGGAAGGTGATGCTCCCTCGGAGCAGCGCAAGATCACCTACCGCGAGCTGCATCAGGAGGTCAGCAAGTTCGCCAACGCCCTGCGTGGGCAAGATGTGCACCGAGGGGACGTCGTCACCATCTATATGCCGATGATTCCAGAAGTTGCCGTGGCGATGCTGGCCTGTGCACGCATCGGCGCCATCCATTCGGTCGTGTTCGGCGGTTTTTCACCGGAGGCGCTGGCCGGACGAATCATCGACGGCAATTCCAAGGTCGTGATAACGGCCGACGAAGGACTGCGCGGCGGCAAGGCCATACCGCTAAAGGCTAACGTCGACGAGGCACTGACCAACCCGAAAACCCGCTGCGTGCAAAAGATCATCGTGGTGCGGCGTACCGGCGGCAATATCAAATGGCATCAGCATCGTGACATCTGGTACGAGGATTTGATGCGTGTCGCGGGTGAAGTCTGCGCGCCCAAGGAGATGGGTGCGGAGGAGCCGCTGTTCATTCTTTATACCTCCGGTTCAACCGGAAAACCCAAAGGCGTGATGCATACCACGGGCGGCTATCTGCTCTATGCCGCGCTGACCCACGAAAGGGTCTTCGACTATCGACCCGGCGAGATCTACTGGTGTACCGCCGACGTGGGCTGGATCACCGGACACAGCTACATCATTTACGGGCCGCTGGCCAATGGCGCGACCACCTTGATGTTCGAAGGTGTGCCTAACTATCCCGACGTGACGCGGATCGCGCAGGTCATCGACAAGCACAAGGTCAACATTCTCTATACCGCGCCCACGGCGATACGCTCGATGATGGCCGAAGGCAGCGCGGCGATGGAGGGTGCCGATGGTTCGAGTATGCGGTTGCTCGGGACCGTGGGTGAGCCGATCAACCCGGAAGCCTGGCACTGGTATTACGAGACGGTGGGGCGGTCACGTTGCCCAATCGTCGATACTTGGTGGCAGACCGAGACCGGCGGCATTCTCATCAGCCCGCTGCCGGGTGCGACCGCACTGAAGCCAGGTTCTGCGACGCGACCTTTTTTCGGCATAGTACCGGGGCTGGTGGATAACCTCGGCAATCTGCTGGAAGGCGCCACCGATGGCAATCTGGTCATCCTCGATTCCTGGCCAGGGCAGATGCGCAGCATCTATCGTGACCATGACCGCTTCGTCGATACCTACTTCAAGACTTTCCGCGGCATGTATTTCACCGGAGACGGAGCGCGCCGCGACGAGGATGGTTATTACTGGATCACTGGCCGAGTGGATGACGTGCTGAACGTTTCCGGCCACCGCATGGGGACGGCCGAAATCGAAAGCGCCTTAGTGGCGCATCGCAAAGTGGCCGAAGCGGCTGCGGTGGGTGTGCCGCATCCGCTCAAGGGGCAGGGAATATATGTGTATGTGACGCTGGTGACAGGGGAGGAGCCTTCCGATCAGCTGCGTCAGGAATTGCAACAGTGGGTGCGCAAGGAAATCGGGCCAATCGCCGTGCCGGACGTGATTCAGTGGGCGCCGGGGCTGCCGAAGACGCGCTCGGGCAAGATCATGCGGCGCATTCTGCGCAAGATCGCCGCTGACGAATACGACGCCTTGGGCGATATCTCGACACTGGCTGACCCGGGCGTCGTGGAGCAGTTGATTGAAACCCACAAACAGATCCGTCTGCCTTGAAGCGAGCTGCGGCGGCGTCCACTCTGGCCGGACGCCGCCAGTCGTCAGCCGTTTGGCTGAGCGCTCTGAGCTTCCTGGTTGGCAGCGGGTTTTTCCTTGGGAATACCGGCTACGTTCACTTCCGGCAGGTTGCCGCCAGTGAATTCGACCTTGCGGACCGGGAAGGCGAACTGCACGCCCATCTCTCGAATGCCGTCGAGTAATTGCAGGTTGATCTCCTGCTGAGCGTCCATGTACGCGTTGTAGTCCGACACCTGCATGATATAGACGACCTCAAACGTGAGCTGGCTATTGTCGAAGGCAAGGAAGTGCGCCCGGTCGAATTTGGCGTTATCCAGGCTCTCGATGATCTGCTTAACCAGTGCTGAAACCTCGCGAACCTTGTCCGACGGCGTCTGATAGGCAATGCCGAACTTGAACACGATTCGCCGCGTGTTCATGCGTTTGTAGTTGTGCAGGACCTGCGTGAGCAGATCGGCGTTGGCGGTGACGATCTGCTCGCCGCTCAATGCTCGGATGCGCGTGGTCCTAAGGCCGATGTGCTCGATTGTCCCGGCGACATCGCCGAACACGACGAAATCGCCAATCTCGAAGGGTTTGTCCACGCCAATGGACAGAGATGCGAACACGTCGCTGAGCAGCGTCTGGACCGCCAGGGCGATGGCGATACCGCCGACGCCGAGGCTGGCGACCATCGCCGTAATGTCGACGCCGAGGTTAGCCAGGATCGAGAGCAGCATCATGGTCCAGATGACAATGCGGATCATGATGCCGATGATGGTGGTAGTGACCGGGTTTCGCGCCTTGCCGTCGCGGCTTAGGCTTTCCATCCACAGCCTGACGGCGGTGTCCATCCAGAGTGCGAGCTGGAAGGCGAGGGCGATGAACCAGCCATGCGACATCGCCGATTCCCAGCGATCCGGCAGTTCGACGATCTTGAGGCTGATCAGTAACGAGAGAGCAATCAGTAACAGATGGCTGGTGCGGCTGAGCATTTCCGCCGCAATGGCGACGAAGCCGCTTTTGGAGCGTTGGCTCATTGCCCGCAGGCGGCTGGTAATGATCCGCAGAATGGCCTGCAGGATTAGATAGCTGACAATTGTGACGCCAGCGATTATGGCAGTGTTGATCCATAGGGTTTCGTTAAACAGCACGTCCCAATTCATCAATCCGAGTCCTCCGGGCAGTTGCGGGCAGGCGCAAAAATAGCGGCTTCTTTTTCAGTAGCCGCTGCTACGCATTAGTTCCCGCTAAAGGCGAAGGGAGATGACGCTGACGGCGATGAGCAAAAGCGCGCGGCTCAGCGCGGTGGAACGACTGCTTGCAAGTCCTGATAGGCGCCAGCATTGATGACCTGGCGATAACCCATGTCCTGGAGGATATCCTGAGCGGCGGACGAGCGACGACCACTGCGGCAGTACAGAACGATCGGGGCGTCCTTGTCGGGGGCGACACTGGCGATGCGCTCGGAGAGATCCTGGGTCTCGATTCGCGTTGCTCCAGGCAAAGCGCCTTCGGCGTACTCCTGCGCGGTGCGAACGTCGATCAGGATACTGTCGGCGCGTTGCAACGCGGCCAGCGCGGCGGGCTGATCAATTTCGCCGCCAATCGCTGTGCCGGTCGCCATCATCAATAACAGGAACAGTCGGTGCATGGGTTCCTCTCGTGCCGCGCTTGGGCGATCAGCTGATCAGGCGGGTCAGGTTCGGCAGGATCAGGATGATCGCCGTAGCGATCAGGATCATGGTGGCCTGCCTGAACTTCTTGTGTTTGAACATGGTAGCGGCCTTTTTATTGATCTGGCGCGCGGGCTCCGGTTGTCCGGCTCACCCGTCGCGCGTCGTGCCGAAAAATTACGCGCCGATGAATTGCGGCGCGCTGTAATAGGTTTGTGGTAGCGGCATCGGTCTGATCCGCTGTCCGACAACGGCCTGATGATCACTCTCGAAGGCGTGGGCTTAATCTCAAGCAATTTACAGACCAGTAGACGTGAGTTTTCATTCAGGCGCGACCTGGCGGGTTAGCTTTTGGGCTGATCATCCCTCGTGCGCAGCTGCGTGGTTTTTGTTGTCCATGAAATGAACACCATGAATGGAGACTAACCATGAACAGGCTTGGCGTGCCGGCAATGCTGTTCGCCCTGATCGTTTCAGGCGCGGCGAATGCCGAAGAAGAAAGCATGACCCTGCAGCAGGAACGTGACCAGATCGGCGCTGAGATGGAGCAAAATCGCCAACGGATCGGGGACGAGATCAACGCCATTCGCGAGCCTGGAGTATCCAGCGGCTCGGCGGCCGAGTCGGGCGCAGCGGGCTCTGCCAGTCCGAACAATTCGGTCGGCACACACGCAACTCAGCCCGGACAGGCCCCGAGTGGTGGCGCTCCTAACCCCGGGGTCACGCAGCCGGGTAATAGCGATAGTCCGATCACAACCACTGGTCCGGGAAGATCGACGGTGGAGTCTGGTAGGTCGACGACCACCGGTACGCCCGTTCAGCCCATCCGCAATCGTGGTGCCAATGGAAACGTCAGCCCCGAAAACGGCGCAGCCGCGGGTGAAATCGGAACATCAGGCGGTAACGGGATCAGAGGACCCGGTAGCAGCCCAGCGGGCTCCGCAGCCGGCGGAGCCAGTGGTAATTGACCGATCGGTGATGGCCTCGTTGCGGTGCATTTCCAGGCGGGCATGGATCGTATGGCTGCGCGAGGCGAAATGTCCTCGGCACTTCTGATGGTATTGCGAACGGTAGAAACATACAAAGCCCCGATAATCGGGGCTTTGTATGTTTCGAGTCTGGCGGTGAGGGTGGGATTCGAACCCACGATACGATTTCTCGTATACACACTTTCCAGGCGTGCTCCTTCAACCGCTCGGACACCTCACCGGGTCTCGACGGGGCTTGATGTCCGTCGAGGCGCGCTAATGTAGCCGAAGAGAACGCGGATGGCAAAAAGTTTTTTAGATCTTTCATGTGGTTAACGCACCGTTAGAATGCGGGCGAAACGTAGGGTTGAAGTGAACCTATATTAAATTTTGAGGTTCTTAGCTCTAGTAATATCTCGGTGCTTTACGCAAGCGGAGTCGAGCGTCGCGAATATAAAGAGCCAGGACAGGCTTCGATGAAGTTATTCAAAAGCAAGCGCAAGCGGCCTGACGTGGCGGAAGTTGCTACGAAGCGGCGTCTGCACGCCAGTCATCTGGAGCTCGGCATGTATATATGCGAGCTGGATCGGCCGTGGCGCCAGACCGACTTTCTATTCCAAGGATTCCCGCTGCTCAAACTGGAGCATATCCAGGCGGTGCGCGAACGCTGCGACTACGTTTTCGTCGATGACACCCGTCGGGTACTGCTCGATCAGGGCCAGATGATGGTGCCTTCGGCGACGCCACTACGGGTGAAGCGCAAGATGTCGCGCATCCCGCTCTCGCTTGAAGTGCAGGAAGCGCGCGAAGCCTATCGAAGTAGCGCGCTGGTGCTGGATCGGGTGCTTTTGGATGTCCAGCAGGGACGAGTGATCGATACCAAGGCCTGCCAGGCGCTGGTCAAGCGGAACCTGGAGAGCATGCTGCGCAACGAGAGCGCCATGCTTTGGCTGACGCGTCTGAAGTCTAGGGACGTGTACACCAGCCTGCACTGCCTCTCCGTCTCCATCCTGGCGATGGGCTTCGGGACGCACCTTGGGTTGCCCGACGAGAAAATAGAGCTGTTGGGCGTCGCCGGGCTGCTGCAC is a window from the Pseudomonas sp. MTM4 genome containing:
- a CDS encoding DUF2254 domain-containing protein, which gives rise to MSDPANMLFRVVTRINESIALYPVLIPALYVVAAVLVFAFESTHAAATLRDELPPGLVDVDNGREILGTLITGIVSLTVFSFSMVMVVLNGAAARLSPRVLPGLVSDRRNQVILGVYLGSIVYYLLLISSINTNDPESVPVLGLLLAVLFGISCMALFIVFIRSVSQSIQVDWILGQLYNGALKNLDKRKRRIAQVAEIPNTDDWWCLPAAHSGYLREVNERRLGKLLRQRGLIAMIQVEPGFFLIDGHPLIKFSGPLSAEDASEASDCFDFHDNEFASANVSYGMRQISEIAVKAISPAINDPGTAMRATNLIGVLLKQLGGVRPYDVGCFDDGQPRLFYPQVGMRRLLQTVVGPIRVYGGHDPQVLFALLQCLKNALHGNPSETQREALHEEICALREEADAKLENQQDRHMVNEALELLVDSKIGPLTVALLPISRGKAIKATA
- the acs gene encoding acetate--CoA ligase — encoded protein: MSAESLYPVNPDVAARSLTDEATYKAMYQQSVVNPDGFWREQAERIDWIKPFTRVKQTSFDDHHVDIKWFADGTLNVSANCLDRHLETRGDEVAIIWEGDAPSEQRKITYRELHQEVSKFANALRGQDVHRGDVVTIYMPMIPEVAVAMLACARIGAIHSVVFGGFSPEALAGRIIDGNSKVVITADEGLRGGKAIPLKANVDEALTNPKTRCVQKIIVVRRTGGNIKWHQHRDIWYEDLMRVAGEVCAPKEMGAEEPLFILYTSGSTGKPKGVMHTTGGYLLYAALTHERVFDYRPGEIYWCTADVGWITGHSYIIYGPLANGATTLMFEGVPNYPDVTRIAQVIDKHKVNILYTAPTAIRSMMAEGSAAMEGADGSSMRLLGTVGEPINPEAWHWYYETVGRSRCPIVDTWWQTETGGILISPLPGATALKPGSATRPFFGIVPGLVDNLGNLLEGATDGNLVILDSWPGQMRSIYRDHDRFVDTYFKTFRGMYFTGDGARRDEDGYYWITGRVDDVLNVSGHRMGTAEIESALVAHRKVAEAAAVGVPHPLKGQGIYVYVTLVTGEEPSDQLRQELQQWVRKEIGPIAVPDVIQWAPGLPKTRSGKIMRRILRKIAADEYDALGDISTLADPGVVEQLIETHKQIRLP
- a CDS encoding mechanosensitive ion channel family protein, whose translation is MNWDVLFNETLWINTAIIAGVTIVSYLILQAILRIITSRLRAMSQRSKSGFVAIAAEMLSRTSHLLLIALSLLISLKIVELPDRWESAMSHGWFIALAFQLALWMDTAVRLWMESLSRDGKARNPVTTTIIGIMIRIVIWTMMLLSILANLGVDITAMVASLGVGGIAIALAVQTLLSDVFASLSIGVDKPFEIGDFVVFGDVAGTIEHIGLRTTRIRALSGEQIVTANADLLTQVLHNYKRMNTRRIVFKFGIAYQTPSDKVREVSALVKQIIESLDNAKFDRAHFLAFDNSQLTFEVVYIMQVSDYNAYMDAQQEINLQLLDGIREMGVQFAFPVRKVEFTGGNLPEVNVAGIPKEKPAANQEAQSAQPNG
- a CDS encoding rhodanese-like domain-containing protein, encoding MHRLFLLLMMATGTAIGGEIDQPAALAALQRADSILIDVRTAQEYAEGALPGATRIETQDLSERIASVAPDKDAPIVLYCRSGRRSSAAQDILQDMGYRQVINAGAYQDLQAVVPPR